AAAATATTAGAAATAGATAAAGACTTTAAGATGACAGTAATATTAAGAGATAATTCATTTAAAAATGATGTAGATAAAACAAATGCAATAAAGAAATTAGAACAAGTTGGAATAAATGAAATTAGAAGTATATAGGAGGGGATAATGAAAATTAAATTTGAAGAGAATTTAGAATATCAGTTGGAAGCTATAAAATCTATAACTGATATGTTTTCAGGACAAGAAATATCAAAGACTGTATTTACGGTAGAAAAAGCAAATAATCCTCAATTAAGTATAATATCGGATGAAAATGATTTAGGAACTGGTAATAAACTTTTATTACATCCAGAAGAAATTTTAGAAAATTTAAATAAAATCCAAACTAGAAATGGTTTGCCTAAAACAAAAGTATCGAGTAAAAATGAATATAATTTTTCTGTTGAAATGGAAACTGGGACAGGAAAAACTTATGTATATTTAAGAACTATAATGGAGTTGAATAAAAAATATGGATTAAAAAAATTTGTTATAGTTGTTCCTTCACTAGCAATAAAAGAAGGGGTATATAAAACACTTCAAATTACAGAAGAACATTTTAAAAGTCTATATGAAAATACTCCTTATGATTATTTTATTTATGATTCAAAAAAAATAAATATGATAAGAAATTTTGCTGTAAATGATAGTATACAAATTTTAATTATTAATATTGATTCTTTTAATAAAGATATAAATATTATTAACCGAGAAAGAGATCAAGCTAATGGGTATAAACCGATAGATTATATTAGTAAGTGTAATCCAATAGTAATAGTTGATGAACCTCAAAATATGGAAAGTGATATAGCTAAGAATGCAATAAAAGAACTAAATCCTCTATGTACATTAAGATATTCTGCAACACATAAAGAAATATATAATCCAGTATATAAACTAGATTCAATATCTGCTTATGAAAAGAAGTTAGTAAAACAAATAGAAGTAGCAACAGTAGGAGTTACACAAAATTTAAATACTGAATATATAAAAGTTATCAGTATAAAAGCTAACAAGAATGGAATTACAGCTAAGATAGAGCTTGATATAAAAAATAAGTCAGGTGTTAGTAGGAAAGAAATTGGTATAAAACATGGTGATGTTTTAAGTGAAAAGGCAAAAAGAGATATTTATGACGGATATATAGTGAATGAAATTACATATAATGAAGTTGATCCGTCTAAATCTTTTATAGATTTTGGAAAAGTGAAATTAACTTTGGGACAGGTTAATGGAGGACAAGATCCAATTTTAATAAAAAGATTACAAATTAGAAAAACAATTCAAGAACATTTTGAAAAACAATTAGTCTTAAAAAGTAAAGGGATAAAAGTATTGTCACTTTTCTTTATAGATAAGGTTTCAAATTATAGAATATATGATTCAGAGACTGGAGAAGCTAAAAAAGGTAAATATGCTTTAATTTTTGAAGAAGAATACAATAGTCTTATACAATCAGGGAAATATCAAGGAGTAGGAGATGTTTCTAAGGTACATGATGGATATTTTTCAATAGATAAAAAGAAAACTAAAAGTGGTATAGAATATAGTGAGTTTAAAGATACAAAAGGTAATACAAATGCTGATAATGATACTTTTACTAAGATAATGAAAGATAAGGAAAAACTTTTAAGTTTTAATGAACCTTTGGCGTTTATTTTTTCACATTCAGCTTTAAAAGAAGGTTGGGACAATCCTAATGTATTTCAAATTTGTACTTTGAATGAAACTACTTCTGAAATGAAGAAAATACAGGAAATAGGTAGAGGTCTTAGAATTGCAGTGAACCAAGATGGAGAAAGAGTTAGAGGTTTTGATGTAAATACTCTTACTGTAATGGCGAATGAATCTTATGAGCATTTTGTAGAATCTTTGCAAAAGGAAATGGAAAAAGAAAAAAATATCAAGTTTGGAGTTATAGAAAATTCTATTTTTGTAAATATTGTGATTGATTATGAAAATGAGGAAGAAATTTTTCTTGGATATGAAAAATCAAAAGAGATATTTCAAGATTTAATAAAGAGAGACTATATTGATGAAGTTGGAAATGCTAAGGATAAATTAAAAAAAGATTTAGATGAAGGAAGCTTAGAACTATCAGAAGAATTTAAAGGTATAAAAGAAAGTATTATTAAGAAATTAAAATCAACTATTGGAAAATTAGTTGTTAAAAATGCTAATGAAAGAAAGAAAATAACTTTAAATAAGAAAGTGTTTTTAAGTGATGAATTTAAAGAATTGTGGGATAAAGTAAAATATAAAACAATGTATCAAGTAAATTTTGAAGTAGAAAAATTAATAGATAAATGTATAATGAATTTAGATGAAGGAGTATATATTCCACTTGAAAAATTTTTATATGATAAAAAAAGACTAGCTATTACAAAGGGTGGAATAGAAGAACAAAAATCTGATGAAATAGAAGAAAATATAGAAGTCTATAGAAAGTATAAATTACCTGATATAATTACTTATTTACAAAATGAAACAAATCTTACAAGAAAGAGTATAGTAAAAATTTTAACTAAATCTAAAACTTTGAATAGTTTTAAGAAAAATCCTCAATTATATTTAGAACAAGCT
Above is a genomic segment from Pseudostreptobacillus hongkongensis containing:
- a CDS encoding type III restriction-modification system endonuclease; translation: MKIKFEENLEYQLEAIKSITDMFSGQEISKTVFTVEKANNPQLSIISDENDLGTGNKLLLHPEEILENLNKIQTRNGLPKTKVSSKNEYNFSVEMETGTGKTYVYLRTIMELNKKYGLKKFVIVVPSLAIKEGVYKTLQITEEHFKSLYENTPYDYFIYDSKKINMIRNFAVNDSIQILIINIDSFNKDINIINRERDQANGYKPIDYISKCNPIVIVDEPQNMESDIAKNAIKELNPLCTLRYSATHKEIYNPVYKLDSISAYEKKLVKQIEVATVGVTQNLNTEYIKVISIKANKNGITAKIELDIKNKSGVSRKEIGIKHGDVLSEKAKRDIYDGYIVNEITYNEVDPSKSFIDFGKVKLTLGQVNGGQDPILIKRLQIRKTIQEHFEKQLVLKSKGIKVLSLFFIDKVSNYRIYDSETGEAKKGKYALIFEEEYNSLIQSGKYQGVGDVSKVHDGYFSIDKKKTKSGIEYSEFKDTKGNTNADNDTFTKIMKDKEKLLSFNEPLAFIFSHSALKEGWDNPNVFQICTLNETTSEMKKIQEIGRGLRIAVNQDGERVRGFDVNTLTVMANESYEHFVESLQKEMEKEKNIKFGVIENSIFVNIVIDYENEEEIFLGYEKSKEIFQDLIKRDYIDEVGNAKDKLKKDLDEGSLELSEEFKGIKESIIKKLKSTIGKLVVKNANERKKITLNKKVFLSDEFKELWDKVKYKTMYQVNFEVEKLIDKCIMNLDEGVYIPLEKFLYDKKRLAITKGGIEEQKSDEIEENIEVYRKYKLPDIITYLQNETNLTRKSIVKILTKSKTLNSFKKNPQLYLEQASNIIKRTMKLFIVDGIKYEKIGDVEYYSQELFEQNEIFGYLKDEMSKKGNIVETDKTPYSSIVVDSEIERKFAEGLEKNRNIKVYTKLPDWFKIPTPLGNYNPDWAILVEDLNQNKEKLYFIVETKGTISEEGRRDLENLKINCGKKHFEALKVDYTDCDSIDNFKIYIEKLKEHNKNI